Part of the Ruegeria sp. AD91A genome, AAGCCGGGGCGGTTGTGAGTTGGGGTATTTTGGCGTCCAACCTCGATGCACATGGCGGCATTATGATTATGAAGATTGGCAACCAGCACTTCCTTGATCAATTGATAGAAGTGGTTGTCTTCTTCAGCCACGGCTTTCAATTTGCCAGCGAAGGGGCCGACCAGACCATAGGCCAGAAAAACGCCCAGGAACGTACCCACCAGGGCACCCCCGATCAATTTCCCCAGCACTTCGGGTGGCTGATCGATTGATCCCATCGTCTTGATTACGCCCAAAACCGCAGCAACAATCCCCAGCGCGGGCAGGCCATCTGCTACTGTCTGAAGCGCATGGCTGGAGTGCATGGCATGATGAAAATTTGCCTCCATGCGCTTCTCCAGAACCTCTTCAACCTGGTGTGGATCGTCATAGTTCATTGCCGCTGACCGCATCGTGTCACAAATCAGGTCGACGGCCTCTTTGTCGGATTGAATCTTGGGGTATGCAGAAAACAAGCTGGAGTTTTCAGGGTCTTCAACATGCTGCTCAACCTCCACGGGGTTGGCGCGGGCAATACGGATCAACGAAAACAGAAGACATAGAAGGTCGCGATAGTCTTCGGGTTTCCATTTCGGGCCTTTGAACACTTTGCCCATGTCTTTGATCGTATGTTTCACGCCACCCATGTCGTTGCTGATCAGAAAGGCTCCTACGGCCGCACCGCCGATCATCATCATTTCGAATGGAAGGGACTTCATGATGATGGTCATCTTGCCGCCTGCCGCAAGATAGCCCCCGAAGACCATTACGAAGATGACAACAATTCCAACAATTCCAATCATTTGAGATCTCCAGATGAGTTCTGTGCAAAACCGGGCAACACAGGCGATTATTCCTGCGGGGCCGAGGCGTTGCGACCGGCCATGACAACGCTGATCGTGTAGGCAGCTTCGGGACTTAGGC contains:
- the motA gene encoding flagellar motor stator protein MotA, which codes for MIGIVGIVVIFVMVFGGYLAAGGKMTIIMKSLPFEMMMIGGAAVGAFLISNDMGGVKHTIKDMGKVFKGPKWKPEDYRDLLCLLFSLIRIARANPVEVEQHVEDPENSSLFSAYPKIQSDKEAVDLICDTMRSAAMNYDDPHQVEEVLEKRMEANFHHAMHSSHALQTVADGLPALGIVAAVLGVIKTMGSIDQPPEVLGKLIGGALVGTFLGVFLAYGLVGPFAGKLKAVAEEDNHFYQLIKEVLVANLHNHNAAMCIEVGRQNTPTHNRPGFSELEDALKELKQAAA